The genomic segment CGCGGGAAGCTCGAGCGGCTTGGGTGTCGCGCCACGCGGCCGCGTGGGCCGCTGCGGCGGTGGGCAGCATCGGGGAGCCGAGAGGCCTCCTCGTCTGCCGTCACCCGCGCTTTGGCGCGGCCTGTTCGAGCGCAGCGGCACAGCGTGCCAGGAGCTCGAGCAGCTGATGGTGCTCGGCCTTGCTCAGATCGCTGACGGCCACGCTCTCGAGGCGGCCCACAAGCCGGTGAGCCTTGCTCAACAGCGCCTTGCCGGCCGGCGTCAGTTCGGCGTTGAGCACCCGCAGGTTGGTCGCGCTGACCCTTCGTGCGATCAGCTCCGCCTCCTCCAGCTGGAGCACAAGGGCGTTCATCGTCTGCGGCGTCACCAGGGCGTTTCTGGCCAATTCGGCGGACGAGGCCCCCGGCGCCCTCTCGAGCGCCCTGAGCGTCGAATACTGCGGAATCGTGAGCCCGAGCTCTCGCAGCGGCCCTTCGAGGCTCTTGCGCCAAGCCAACTCGGCGAGGCGAAGCTCGTACCCAAGCTGGCGCTGGTCGCTCATTGCGACAGCAACACTACGCAGGTTGCCTGATATCAGTCAACCTGATACAATCTCAGCATGCCTGATATGCAGAGGGTGGTCGTGCGGAGCGCACCGATGGCGGTGACGTTGTCTCCTCCGCTGCACCGCTGCGGCGGATCGTGGCCAACATCAACGCGTAGGTCACACGCACGACGGATCCGATGATGCGATCCGGCTCACCGTCGCACGAGGTGACGACCGATGCGCTCGACGTCTCGGCCTACACGGTCTCCACCGGTCGGACGATCACCCAGTCGGCCAAGCAGAAGCTCCAGCAGCTCCTGCCCGACCGATGACGGCGATCGAGATTCCCTCGGGCAGCCAGTTCGAGCTGCGCTCCGGCGACCAGCGAGCCATCGTGGTCGAGGTGGGCGGAGCCCTGCGCTCCTACGTCGCCGCCGGCCACGAGTTGCTCGACGGGTACGGAGCGCAGGAGCGCTGCACCTCGGCCCGGGGGCAGTCGCTGATCCCCTGGCCCAACCGGCTGCGCGACGGGCGCTACAGCTTCGCAGGCCGGCAGCACCAGCTGCCACTCACCGAGCCGGCCAAGCACAACGCGATCCACGGTCTGGTCCGCTGGGCCAATTGGAGCGCCGCCTCCTCGGCGCAGGACCGCGTCACCATGACGCACCTCCTCCACCCCCAGTCCGGCTGGCCCTTCACCCTCGCGCTGGAGATCGAGTACTCGCTGTCGCGCGACGGTCTCACCGTTCGGACGCGAGCGACCAATGTCGGCTCGGGCCCGTGCCCGTATGGCGCCGGCGCACACCCCTACCTCACGCTCGGCACGGAGACGATCGACTCCCTGCTCCTCCAGGCTCCGGGACAGAGGCATCTGACCTGCGACGAGCGAGGGATCCCGACCGGGTCGGCGGCCGTGGCGGGGACCAAGTTCGATTTCCTCCGCGCGCGCGAGATCGGCGATGCCCGCCTCGACACCGCCTACGGCGATCTGCTCCGCGATCCGGACGGCCGCGCGCGGGTGCGCGTGATCACCCCGGACCGGACGAGACGGGCCACGCTGTGGCTCGACGCGGGCTACCCCTATCTGATGCTGTTCACCGGCGATTCGCTGCCCAAGCCGCGTCGCCGGCGTCGCGGACTGGGGATCGAACCGATGACCTGCGCACCCAATGCGCTGCAGTCCGGCGACGGGCTCCTGACTCTCGAACCGGGCGAGCGCGTCGAGACCGCCTGGGGCATCGCCCCCGAGTAGCGGACGATGGCCGACGCCGAACGAGCGTTCGCCGAGCAGTCCCTGACGCGCGAGCAGGGCCGGCACCCGCGGATGCGACTGTCCCAGGTGCAGATGCGACTGGGTTCGCGCTTCTTCTCGGTGT from the Baekduia soli genome contains:
- a CDS encoding MarR family winged helix-turn-helix transcriptional regulator: MSDQRQLGYELRLAELAWRKSLEGPLRELGLTIPQYSTLRALERAPGASSAELARNALVTPQTMNALVLQLEEAELIARRVSATNLRVLNAELTPAGKALLSKAHRLVGRLESVAVSDLSKAEHHQLLELLARCAAALEQAAPKRG
- a CDS encoding aldose 1-epimerase family protein, whose translation is MTAIEIPSGSQFELRSGDQRAIVVEVGGALRSYVAAGHELLDGYGAQERCTSARGQSLIPWPNRLRDGRYSFAGRQHQLPLTEPAKHNAIHGLVRWANWSAASSAQDRVTMTHLLHPQSGWPFTLALEIEYSLSRDGLTVRTRATNVGSGPCPYGAGAHPYLTLGTETIDSLLLQAPGQRHLTCDERGIPTGSAAVAGTKFDFLRAREIGDARLDTAYGDLLRDPDGRARVRVITPDRTRRATLWLDAGYPYLMLFTGDSLPKPRRRRRGLGIEPMTCAPNALQSGDGLLTLEPGERVETAWGIAPE